A region of Toxorhynchites rutilus septentrionalis strain SRP chromosome 1, ASM2978413v1, whole genome shotgun sequence DNA encodes the following proteins:
- the LOC129774237 gene encoding protein Peter pan: MKKKGRRNKKNSKVKTVAPILEEPSAVKNAPHTFVIHRGERCASVLALSRDFRRMMEPFTASSLRERKVNKVKDFVHLSGFFHVSHMCLFSLSPQTLSLKIMRMPKGPTLTFRVTKYTLARDVISLSKKQFVDEESFQTAPLVILNSFSGEGRHLKLMASTFQNMFPPINLSTVKLSSLKRCVLLSYNPVSKLIDLRHYSVTVVPVNLNKGVKKVVTRNIPNMSKFDDIADFVEKGHLLSDSEFDDEEAHVVLPQNLRRGNLADNKSSLRLHEIGPRITMRLMKIEEDLLTGEVLYHDYIQKNALEVEELRKKRAAQKRLKEQRKQKQEENKKKKEAEKLEHKAKTSGGKLDDRDRALLKDAEEAIGEVSDEDDTQYYEEAVGEAPDKELFQGQCRNRKRPFIPRGANYSLKPKKPKLDKRKEFEEDDREAQRGARAKGKGKNFNETKGKAKKGGQFSGKKIGGSYKGKANYSGKKGSFEGKGKFKRGKKK; this comes from the exons atgaagaaaaaaggtcGCCGTAACAAGAAAAACTCTAAGGTGAAAACAGTCGCTCCTATTCTGGAGGAACCATCGGCAGTGAAAAACGCCCCACACACGTTCGTTATCCATCGAGGTGAGAGATGTGCTTCCGTACTAGCACTGTCCCGGGATTTCCGTCGTATGATGGAACCATTCACAGCCAGTTCGCTGCGGGAACGTAAAGTGAACAAGGTGAAGGATTTTGTGCATTTGTCCGGTTTCTTCCACGTATCGCATATGTGCTTGTTTTCACTTTCGCCGCAAACCCTTTCGCTGAAGATCATGCGAATGCCAAAGGGACCAACGCTGACGTTCAGG GTTACAAAATACACCCTTGCTAGGGATGTGATAAGCCTAAGTAAGAAACAGTTTGTTGATGAAGAAAGCTTCCAGACGGCACCCCTTGTAATTTTGAACAGTTTTAGTGGCGAAGGAAGACACCTTAAGCTTATGGCATCTacttttcaaaatatgtttccgCCAATTAATCTATCCACT gtAAAACTATCTTCGCTGAAAAGGTGCGTGCTACTATCATACAACCCAGTGTCCAAACTGATCGATCTCCGTCACTACTCGGTTACCGTAGTGCCTGTTAACTTGAATAAAGGCGTAAAGAAGGTTGTAACCCGTAACATACCCAACATGTCGAAATTCGACGATATTGCCGATTTCGTCGAGAAGGGTCATCTCCTTTCGGATTCGGAGTTCGATGACGAGGAAGCGCACGTCGTGCTGCCGCAGAACTTGCGACGCGGTAACCTTGCGGACAATAAGTCTTCGCTCAGGCTACACGAAATCGGGCCACGTATTACTATGCGGCTGATGAAGATCGAGGAGGATTTGCTGACTGGGGAGGTTTTGTATCACGATTATATTCAAAAGAACGCGTTGGAGGTTGAGGAACTTCGCAAGAAACGAGCCGCTCAGAAGCGCCTCAAAGAGCAACGCAAGCAGAAACAGGaggaaaataagaagaagaaggaagcgGAAAAGCTTGAGCACAAGGCCAAGACTTCGGGCGGAAAGCTAGACGATCGGGATCGAGCGCTGCTCAAGGACGCAGAGGAAGCAATTGGGGAGGTATCGGACGAAGACGATACACAATACTATGAAGAAGCGGTAGGCGAGGCACCGGATAAGGAACTGTTCCAGGGACAATGCCGCAACAGGAAGAGACCTTTCATCCCGAGGGGAGCGAACTATTCCCTGAAACCGAAGAAGCCTAAGCTGGATAAGAGAAAAGAATTCGAGGAAGATGACAGAGAGGCACAACGTGGGGCCCGAgcgaaagggaaagggaaaaatTTCAACGAAACTAAGGGAAAAGCTAAAAAGGGTGGACAGTTTTCGGGGAAGAAAATTGGTGGATCTTATAAAGGGAAGGCCAATTATAGTGGCAAAAAAGGTTCATTTGAGGGCAAAGGCAAATTTAAAAGGGGTAAAAAGAAGTAG